In Primulina eburnea isolate SZY01 chromosome 3, ASM2296580v1, whole genome shotgun sequence, one DNA window encodes the following:
- the LOC140828268 gene encoding polygalacturonase At1g48100-like isoform X1, producing the protein MLVPSGHKFSILPVDFIGINCQPNLVFQVDGKLTAPPRSDWGGRPKDHWICFNGSAKGLAIRGAGSLEGNGRSWWNTSPANPGVSHEQDLNGDRPHVSTETRLENTRHKISNCFHQYICMQMILIAFGKNVTVSGITLLNSPRMHMFVYGSEQVEMFNVKVLSPGNSPNTDGIHVSNTQHVRIHHSNISSGDDCVSIQTGCDDIRVYNVHCNPGHGFSIGGLGEGSSEARVTNVLVRDSTVSGADSLTGVRIKTWQGGSGYVRNVTFSNIQVSQVGKPIVIDQHYSDRASGDRPESINSAVAISGVTYENITGTYRAASVLLDCSESQPCRDIIIRGVIMLKPIDSGTTVAPNCSHAFGQVLARNPTPPLGRCLSGGKVL; encoded by the exons AGATTGGGGCGGGAGACCAAAAGATCATTGGATTTGTTTTAATGGATCCGCGAAGGGATTAGCGATTAGAGGTGCCGGCTCACTTGAGGGCAATGGCCGGAGCTGGTGGAATACTTCCCCCGCCAATCCAGGCGTGAGTCATGAGCAAGATTTGAATGGCGACAGGCCGCATGTAAGTACTGAAACTCGCTTAGAGAACACTCGTCATAAAATATCTAATTGTTTTCATCAATATATATGCATGCAGATGATCCTAATTGCCTTCGGTAAAAACGTGACGGTAAGTGGAATAACGTTGTTAAACAGTCCTAGGATGCACATGTTCGTCTATGGTAGCGAACAAGTCGAGATGTTTAACGTTAAGGTGTTGTCTCCGGGAAACAGTCCCAATACCGACGGAATCCATGTTTCGAATACTCAACACGTTCGCATCCATCACTCCAATATATCTAGCG GAGACGATTGTGTCTCGATACAAACCGGATGCGATGACATAAGAGTATACAATGTGCATTGCAATCCAGGACATGGGTTCAGCATCGGGGGACTGGGAGAAGGAAGTTCAGAAGCCAGGGTAACCAATGTTTTGGTTAGGGACTCAACGGTGTCGGGCGCCGACTCTTTGACGGGCGTCAGAATAAAAACCTGGCAG GGTGGCTCCGGCTATGTTCGCAACGTGACATTCTCGAACATTCAAGTTTCCCAAGTCGGGAAACCGATTGTAATCGATCAACACTACAGCGACCGGGCCTCCGGTGACCGCCCGGAGAGCATAAATTCAGCGGTGGCTATTTCAGGCGTAACGTATGAGAACATAACAGGGACGTACAGAGCTGCATCTGTTCTTCTTGACTGCAGTGAGAGCCAACCTTGCAGAGATATCATAATTCGTGGCGTAATAATGTTAAAACCGATTGATTCCGGAACTACTGTCGCGCCAAATTGTTCGCATGCGTTCGGTCAAGTTCTTGCTAGGAATCCTACGCCTCCGTTGGGTCGTTGCCTGTCCGGTGGCAAGGTACTCTAA